One window of Oscillatoria salina IIICB1 genomic DNA carries:
- a CDS encoding NAD(P)/FAD-dependent oxidoreductase codes for MNYDWIVVGGGFAGGALAYELASKDFAVLLLEKDATLDNATRYSYGGLAYWSGTDEITKQLCAEGIEIHRHLSEELDADTEFREIDLLLTIDRGVEPQKVVTEYRKFALAPKLLNIEQASELEPLLNKNAIAGALHLNHGHIHPLKTTQGYLNAFLHLGGKIAYDKVVELLRAKNRILGVKTTKTTYNSPNTVICAGGFSRSLLHAAGIKVRVYFTHSEIIKTPPVNLKLRTLVMPADTTRFTLEAEASKLELDRLWNQPGYEPVPAILDPGAIQFLDNSIRIGQISRTLTDPNAKVNELVSEARLRSAIGKVLPALENLPGTWHHCLVAFAHNKFSVVGALEKIRGIYLFSGFTNTLVLAPPLAKHFAIWATGQKDEIIAQLSDPVDYLY; via the coding sequence ATGAACTACGATTGGATTGTTGTGGGTGGTGGGTTCGCTGGTGGTGCTTTAGCTTACGAATTAGCCAGTAAAGACTTTGCCGTTTTATTACTAGAAAAAGATGCCACTCTAGATAATGCGACTCGCTATAGTTATGGTGGACTTGCTTATTGGTCGGGAACTGACGAAATAACCAAACAATTATGTGCTGAAGGCATTGAAATTCACCGTCATCTATCTGAGGAATTAGATGCTGATACAGAATTTCGAGAAATAGATTTATTACTAACTATAGATCGAGGAGTTGAGCCACAAAAAGTAGTAACAGAATATCGCAAATTTGCGCTCGCGCCCAAACTGCTAAATATTGAACAAGCAAGCGAATTAGAACCACTTTTGAATAAAAATGCCATCGCTGGTGCTTTACACTTGAATCACGGTCATATTCATCCCCTAAAAACTACTCAAGGCTACCTTAACGCTTTTCTTCACCTCGGCGGTAAAATTGCCTACGACAAAGTAGTGGAATTACTGCGAGCCAAAAATCGGATTTTAGGAGTTAAAACTACAAAAACAACTTATAACAGTCCTAACACCGTAATTTGCGCCGGAGGATTTAGTCGTAGTTTACTTCACGCCGCCGGAATTAAGGTGAGAGTCTATTTTACCCATTCGGAAATCATTAAAACTCCCCCAGTAAATCTCAAATTACGCACCTTAGTAATGCCCGCCGATACAACTAGATTTACCCTAGAAGCTGAAGCCAGTAAACTAGAGTTAGATCGGCTTTGGAACCAACCTGGTTACGAACCAGTACCAGCAATTCTCGATCCGGGTGCAATTCAATTTCTAGATAATAGTATTCGTATCGGTCAAATTAGTAGAACTCTCACCGATCCAAATGCTAAAGTAAATGAATTAGTTAGTGAAGCCCGTCTTCGCAGTGCCATTGGCAAAGTGCTACCAGCTTTGGAAAATCTACCGGGAACCTGGCATCATTGTCTTGTTGCTTTTGCCCATAATAAATTTTCTGTTGTTGGTGCTTTAGAAAAAATTAGAGGAATTTATCTTTTTTCTGGTTTTACAAATACTTTAGTTTTAGCACCACCTCTTGCCAAGCACTTTGCTATTTGGGCAACAGGGCAAAAAGATGAAATTATTGCCCAGCTATCAGATCCAGTTGATTATCTTTATTAA